A genome region from Nocardiopsis exhalans includes the following:
- a CDS encoding allantoate amidohydrolase, whose amino-acid sequence MSFDRLWADLAPVGRSADSGGYHRYTWAGADTDARAWFTEAAAARGLDVRTDRNGNLWAWWGTPGPGAVATGSHLDSVPDGGAFDGPLGVAGALAAVDELRSRGFTPARPLALGVFVEEEGGRFGVPCLGSRLSAGEIDSARARGLTDAAGVTWDRAMAEAGLDPEGIGPDPELLGWLDVFVELHVEQGRALEDTGHPVGVAGAIWPHGRWRMDFTGRADHAGTTRLQDRNDPMLPFAHTILAARALAEKHDARATVAKSLITPNGTNAIPSLVSAWLDARAADEDTLAAVVEGVREAAERAARDHGVTHTMAAESTTPLVEFSHDLRDRMAAIVGTRAAESVGPVPVLPTGAGHDAGVLSAHVPTAMLYVRNPTGVSHSPQEWARPEDSHAGVLALADVLQDLLAVPGGTS is encoded by the coding sequence GTGAGCTTCGACCGGCTCTGGGCCGACCTGGCCCCCGTCGGGCGCTCCGCCGACAGCGGCGGCTACCACCGGTACACCTGGGCGGGCGCCGACACCGACGCCCGCGCCTGGTTCACCGAGGCGGCCGCCGCCCGCGGCCTGGATGTGCGCACCGACCGCAACGGCAACCTGTGGGCCTGGTGGGGCACGCCCGGCCCCGGCGCCGTGGCCACCGGATCGCACCTGGACTCGGTGCCCGACGGCGGGGCCTTCGACGGCCCCCTCGGCGTGGCCGGCGCCCTGGCCGCCGTGGACGAGCTCCGCTCGCGCGGGTTCACGCCCGCGCGGCCGCTGGCCCTGGGCGTGTTCGTGGAGGAGGAGGGCGGCCGCTTCGGGGTGCCCTGCCTGGGCAGCCGTCTGAGCGCTGGGGAGATCGACTCGGCCCGTGCCCGCGGCCTCACCGACGCTGCCGGGGTCACCTGGGACCGGGCGATGGCCGAGGCCGGTCTGGACCCCGAGGGGATCGGCCCCGACCCCGAACTCCTCGGCTGGCTGGACGTGTTCGTCGAGCTACACGTGGAGCAGGGCCGGGCCCTGGAGGACACCGGTCACCCCGTCGGCGTGGCCGGCGCGATCTGGCCGCACGGGCGCTGGCGGATGGACTTCACCGGCCGGGCCGACCACGCGGGCACCACCCGCCTGCAGGACCGCAACGATCCCATGCTGCCGTTCGCGCACACGATCCTGGCCGCCCGGGCCCTGGCCGAGAAGCACGACGCCCGGGCCACCGTGGCCAAGAGCCTGATCACCCCCAACGGCACCAACGCGATCCCCTCGCTGGTCAGCGCCTGGTTGGACGCGCGGGCCGCCGACGAGGACACCCTGGCCGCGGTGGTGGAGGGTGTGCGCGAGGCCGCCGAGCGGGCCGCCCGCGACCACGGGGTCACCCACACCATGGCGGCCGAGTCCACCACGCCGCTGGTGGAGTTCTCGCACGACCTGCGCGACCGTATGGCCGCGATCGTGGGCACCCGCGCCGCCGAGTCCGTCGGCCCGGTCCCGGTCCTGCCCACCGGTGCCGGACACGACGCCGGGGTGCTCTCGGCGCACGTGCCCACGGCGATGCTGTACGTGCGCAACCCCACCGGGGTCTCGCACTCGCCGCAGGAGTGGGCCCGGCCCGAGGACAGCCACGCCGGGGTCCTGGCCCTGGCCGACGTTCTCCAGGACCTGCTCGCCGTTCCGGGAGGGACCTCTTGA
- a CDS encoding potassium/proton antiporter, translating to MSVQLPADGWILAGGTLLIAAILAAGFASRIRLPGLLLFLALGMLIADDGLGLVSVEDPGLAQVAGTVALLIILFEGGLTTKPGDIRRAAAPGFLLATFAVLITAGLVGWGTYLLLDVAPLTAFLIGAVVASTDAAAVFAMLRRAPLPRRLASLLEVESGGNDPIAIMLTIGLLATWQGAPTPADWTVFALLQLGGGITVGALAGLAGSWLLTRVNLGPAGVYPVLALGVAGLSYGSAAVLGASGFLAVYVTGLIVGARAPLHRRGIRSFHEGLSNTAEVGLFLMLGMLVFPSQLPSVAVPALAVSLVLILVARPVSVVLCLVWFGYDWRELVFISWVGLRGAVPIVLATFPFVAGYPDGALIFNVVFFVVLVSAAVQGMSIQTAARWLGLTRGEEHTLSPVAADVPLSDVNTELVEVRATPGLYIVGRRLEKLDPPHGLVTTIVRGSHVLLPTPRTRIREGDLIIVAMPRRPDANKLVTAWAKGETHT from the coding sequence ATGAGCGTTCAACTACCTGCCGACGGTTGGATCCTGGCAGGAGGCACCCTGCTGATAGCGGCCATCCTAGCGGCCGGGTTCGCCAGCCGGATCCGGCTACCGGGTCTGCTGCTCTTCCTCGCACTGGGCATGCTGATCGCCGACGACGGTCTTGGACTGGTCAGCGTCGAGGACCCCGGCCTGGCCCAGGTCGCGGGCACAGTAGCCCTGCTGATCATCCTGTTCGAGGGTGGCCTGACCACCAAACCGGGCGACATCCGGCGCGCGGCCGCACCAGGGTTCCTGTTGGCCACGTTCGCCGTACTCATCACCGCCGGCCTCGTGGGTTGGGGCACGTACCTGCTGCTCGACGTCGCACCGCTCACCGCCTTCCTGATCGGCGCGGTGGTGGCCTCCACCGACGCCGCGGCCGTCTTCGCGATGCTGCGCCGCGCCCCCTTGCCCCGTCGGCTGGCGTCACTGCTGGAGGTGGAGTCGGGCGGTAACGACCCCATCGCCATCATGCTCACGATCGGGCTCCTGGCCACGTGGCAGGGTGCCCCCACACCCGCTGACTGGACGGTGTTCGCCCTCCTCCAGCTGGGCGGAGGCATCACGGTGGGCGCTCTGGCCGGCCTCGCCGGAAGCTGGCTGCTGACCCGCGTCAACCTGGGGCCCGCCGGGGTCTATCCGGTGCTCGCGCTGGGGGTGGCGGGGCTCTCCTACGGGTCAGCGGCCGTGTTGGGGGCCTCCGGCTTCCTGGCCGTCTACGTCACCGGGCTGATCGTGGGCGCCCGGGCGCCCCTGCACCGCCGCGGTATCCGCAGCTTCCACGAAGGGCTGTCCAACACCGCCGAGGTCGGGCTGTTCCTCATGCTGGGGATGCTGGTCTTCCCCTCCCAACTGCCCTCCGTCGCCGTGCCCGCGCTCGCGGTCTCCTTGGTCCTCATCCTCGTGGCCAGGCCCGTGTCCGTCGTCCTGTGCCTGGTGTGGTTCGGCTACGACTGGCGGGAACTGGTCTTCATCAGCTGGGTGGGGCTGCGCGGCGCGGTACCGATCGTGCTGGCCACCTTCCCGTTCGTGGCCGGCTACCCCGACGGCGCACTCATCTTCAACGTGGTCTTCTTCGTGGTCCTGGTATCGGCCGCGGTGCAGGGGATGAGCATCCAGACGGCGGCGCGCTGGCTCGGGCTGACCCGGGGTGAGGAGCACACGCTCTCGCCCGTGGCCGCGGACGTTCCGCTCAGTGACGTCAACACCGAACTGGTCGAGGTCCGGGCGACGCCGGGTCTGTACATCGTCGGCCGACGGCTGGAGAAGCTGGACCCCCCGCACGGCCTGGTGACCACGATCGTGCGGGGCTCACACGTGCTCCTGCCGACCCCCCGCACCAGAATCAGGGAAGGTGACCTGATCATCGTGGCGATGCCGAGGCGTCCGGACGCGAACAAACTGGTCACCGCATGGGCCAAGGGCGAAACCCACACCTGA
- the hutU gene encoding urocanate hydratase encodes MSNPRTVRAARGLTLSAKGWQQEAALRMFHNNLDPEVAEHPEDLVVYGGTGKAARDWRSFDRITASLRDLEGDETLLVQSGRPVGIMRTHEWAPRVLLANSNLVGDWANWPEFRRLEAEGLTMYGQMTAGSWIYIGTQGILQGTYETFAAVAAKLGSEKHSGGTLAGTITLTAGLGGMGGAQPLAVTMNDGVAIVVECDGSRIDRRIEHRYLDVRAQNLDEALELAVRARDERRPLSIGVLGNAAEVFPELLSRGAPIDIVTDQTSAHDPLAYLPAGVPFEDWKDLAAAKPEEFTLRARESMAAHVEAMVGFLDAGAEVFDYGNSIRDEAREGGFTRAFDFPGFVPAYIRPLFCEGKGPFRWAALSGDPADIARTDQAILDLFPENDHLTKWIRMAQDRVAFQGLPARICWLGQGERADAGQRFNELVASGEISAPLAIGRDHLDTGSVASPYRETEGMKDGSDAIADWPLLNALVNTASGASWVSIHHGGGVGMGRSIHAGQVSVADGTELAAAKLRRVLTNDPAMGVIRHVDAGYEDAERVADAHGIRVPMKEGE; translated from the coding sequence ATGAGCAACCCACGCACCGTCCGAGCGGCCCGCGGCCTCACCCTGTCGGCCAAGGGCTGGCAGCAGGAGGCGGCCCTGCGCATGTTCCACAACAACCTCGACCCCGAGGTCGCCGAGCACCCCGAGGACCTGGTGGTCTACGGCGGTACCGGCAAGGCCGCCCGCGACTGGCGCAGCTTCGACCGCATCACCGCCTCCCTGCGCGACCTGGAGGGCGACGAGACCCTCCTGGTGCAGTCCGGCCGTCCGGTGGGCATCATGCGCACCCACGAGTGGGCGCCCCGCGTGCTGCTGGCCAACAGCAACCTGGTGGGGGACTGGGCCAACTGGCCCGAGTTCCGCCGCCTGGAGGCCGAGGGCCTGACCATGTACGGGCAGATGACCGCCGGTTCGTGGATCTACATCGGCACCCAGGGCATCCTCCAGGGCACCTACGAGACCTTCGCCGCCGTGGCCGCGAAGTTGGGTTCGGAAAAGCACAGTGGGGGAACTCTGGCCGGGACCATCACCCTGACCGCCGGGCTCGGCGGCATGGGCGGCGCCCAGCCGCTGGCCGTCACCATGAACGACGGCGTGGCGATCGTGGTGGAGTGCGACGGCAGCCGGATCGACCGCCGCATCGAGCACCGCTACCTGGACGTGCGCGCCCAGAACCTGGACGAGGCCCTGGAACTGGCCGTGCGCGCCCGCGACGAGCGCCGACCGCTGTCCATCGGCGTCCTGGGCAACGCCGCAGAGGTCTTTCCCGAACTCCTCTCCCGCGGCGCCCCGATCGACATCGTCACCGACCAGACCTCGGCCCACGACCCGCTCGCCTACCTTCCGGCGGGTGTGCCGTTCGAGGATTGGAAGGATCTGGCCGCGGCCAAGCCCGAGGAGTTCACCCTCCGGGCCCGCGAGTCCATGGCCGCGCACGTGGAGGCCATGGTCGGCTTCCTGGACGCGGGTGCCGAGGTCTTCGACTACGGCAACTCCATCCGCGACGAGGCCCGTGAGGGCGGGTTCACCCGCGCCTTCGACTTCCCCGGCTTCGTGCCCGCCTACATCCGCCCCCTGTTCTGCGAGGGCAAGGGCCCGTTCCGCTGGGCCGCGCTGTCCGGTGACCCGGCCGACATCGCCCGCACCGACCAGGCCATCCTCGACCTGTTCCCCGAGAACGACCACCTGACCAAGTGGATCCGCATGGCGCAGGACCGGGTCGCCTTCCAGGGCCTGCCCGCCCGTATCTGCTGGCTTGGCCAGGGCGAGCGCGCCGACGCCGGTCAGAGGTTCAACGAGCTGGTGGCCTCCGGTGAGATCTCCGCTCCGCTGGCCATCGGCCGCGACCACCTGGACACCGGTTCGGTGGCCTCGCCCTACCGCGAGACCGAGGGCATGAAGGACGGTTCAGACGCCATCGCCGACTGGCCGCTGCTCAACGCCCTGGTCAACACCGCCTCCGGCGCCTCCTGGGTGTCCATCCACCACGGCGGCGGTGTGGGCATGGGCCGTTCCATCCACGCCGGTCAGGTCAGCGTCGCCGACGGCACCGAGCTGGCCGCCGCCAAGCTGCGGCGGGTGCTCACCAACGACCCGGCCATGGGCGTCATCCGCCACGTGGACGCCGGGTACGAGGACGCCGAGCGGGTCGCCGACGCCCACGGCATCCGGGTGCCCATGAAGGAGGGCGAGTGA
- the hutI gene encoding imidazolonepropionase: protein MTDPRTETETVPGTPGTILVDAIGTLVTNDPALGEGPLGEISDAALVIEDGRVAWAGPRAQAPAADARVDAAGRCVLPGFVDSHSHIVFDGDRSREFAARMSGQPYSAGGIRTTVAATRAASDAELLDGARRFVREANAQGTTTLEVKSGYGLTVEDERRSVEIAARVTDEVTFLGAHVVAPEYADDTGGYVDLVTGPMLDACAPHARWVDVFCERGAFDEEASRRVLTAGIERGLLPRVHGNQLGEGPGVRLAVELEAASVDHCTYLTGEDVDALAQAAQRPEPTVATLLPGVDFSTRQPYPNARALVDAGAIVALASDCNPGSCFTSSLAFCIAVGVRDMGLTPDEAVWAATKGGALALRRTDVGHLAPGARADLTLLDAPNHLYLAYRPGVPQVAAVWKDGEMVAGRP from the coding sequence TTGACCGACCCCAGGACCGAGACCGAAACCGTTCCCGGGACGCCCGGCACGATCCTCGTCGACGCCATCGGCACCCTGGTCACCAACGACCCCGCACTGGGGGAGGGGCCGCTGGGGGAGATCAGCGATGCCGCCCTGGTGATCGAGGACGGCCGGGTGGCCTGGGCTGGTCCCCGCGCGCAGGCGCCCGCCGCCGACGCCCGGGTGGACGCGGCCGGACGCTGCGTGCTGCCCGGTTTCGTGGACAGCCACTCCCACATCGTCTTCGACGGTGACCGCAGCCGCGAGTTCGCCGCCCGGATGAGCGGACAGCCCTACTCCGCGGGCGGCATCCGCACCACCGTGGCCGCCACCCGAGCCGCCTCCGACGCCGAACTCCTCGACGGCGCCCGCCGCTTCGTCCGCGAGGCCAACGCCCAGGGCACCACCACCCTGGAGGTCAAGTCCGGGTACGGGCTCACCGTCGAGGACGAGCGCCGCTCCGTGGAGATCGCCGCCCGGGTCACCGACGAGGTCACCTTCCTGGGCGCGCACGTGGTCGCCCCCGAGTACGCCGACGACACCGGTGGCTACGTGGACCTGGTCACCGGTCCGATGCTGGACGCCTGCGCCCCGCACGCCCGCTGGGTGGACGTGTTCTGCGAGCGCGGCGCCTTCGACGAGGAGGCCTCGCGCCGGGTGCTCACCGCCGGGATCGAGCGTGGCCTGCTGCCCCGCGTGCACGGCAACCAGCTGGGCGAAGGCCCCGGGGTCCGGTTGGCGGTGGAGCTGGAAGCGGCCTCGGTCGACCACTGCACCTACCTGACCGGCGAGGACGTCGACGCCCTCGCCCAGGCCGCCCAGCGCCCCGAACCCACGGTCGCCACGCTGCTGCCCGGCGTGGACTTCTCCACCCGACAGCCCTATCCGAACGCCCGAGCCCTCGTGGACGCCGGCGCGATCGTCGCCCTGGCCAGTGACTGCAACCCTGGTTCGTGCTTCACGTCCAGCCTGGCCTTCTGCATCGCGGTGGGCGTGCGCGACATGGGGTTGACCCCGGACGAGGCCGTGTGGGCGGCCACCAAGGGCGGGGCCCTGGCGCTGCGCCGCACCGACGTGGGCCACCTGGCCCCGGGCGCCCGCGCCGACCTCACCCTGCTGGACGCGCCCAACCACCTCTACCTGGCCTACCGTCCCGGTGTGCCCCAGGTGGCGGCGGTGTGGAAGGACGGTGAAATGGTGGCCGGGCGCCCCTGA
- a CDS encoding universal stress protein yields the protein MLRGLKWRGHGTAARPSAIRRLLVPLDGSVEAASAIEPALRIARSLQVPVELMTVHDPVHGTWARDIDDTAAGLLYEHVEVAVVGAGWAGDVIVEAVAEHPGTMVCMATHSRDRFSRLVAGSVTEHVLRHAEAPVMMVGPRYLPGEAEGLYERAVVCCDGGHRDEVTLAAAESWARQLKLELELVHVLGRGADDGTAARISDAAARLEENGLAARATVTTGADPAESLIELFAQRPGSLAVLASHARVGLPRIVLGSVSSKVLEASPVPLLLTRVP from the coding sequence GTGCTGAGGGGACTCAAGTGGCGCGGACACGGTACGGCGGCGCGGCCGTCGGCCATCCGTCGGCTGCTCGTTCCGCTGGACGGTTCGGTTGAGGCCGCCTCGGCGATCGAACCCGCGCTGCGGATCGCCCGCTCCCTGCAGGTGCCGGTCGAACTGATGACGGTGCACGACCCCGTGCACGGTACATGGGCTCGGGACATCGACGACACCGCTGCCGGTCTGCTCTACGAACACGTCGAGGTCGCCGTGGTGGGCGCGGGCTGGGCCGGTGACGTGATCGTGGAAGCGGTCGCCGAGCATCCGGGCACCATGGTGTGCATGGCCACGCACAGCCGGGACCGGTTCTCGCGGTTGGTCGCGGGGAGCGTGACCGAGCACGTGCTACGCCACGCCGAGGCGCCGGTGATGATGGTGGGGCCGCGTTACCTGCCGGGCGAGGCCGAGGGCCTCTATGAGCGCGCCGTGGTCTGCTGCGACGGCGGTCACCGTGACGAAGTGACGCTCGCCGCCGCTGAGAGCTGGGCCCGACAGCTCAAATTGGAGCTGGAACTCGTGCACGTCCTCGGCAGGGGTGCGGACGACGGCACAGCCGCACGGATCTCGGACGCGGCCGCGCGCCTGGAGGAGAACGGCCTGGCGGCCCGTGCCACGGTGACCACCGGGGCGGATCCCGCTGAGAGCCTCATCGAGCTCTTCGCGCAGCGCCCCGGTTCACTGGCGGTACTTGCTAGCCACGCCCGGGTGGGTCTGCCCCGGATCGTGCTGGGCAGTGTTAGCTCCAAGGTGCTGGAGGCCAGCCCGGTCCCCCTGCTCCTGA
- a CDS encoding formimidoylglutamate deiminase encodes MNTQPSPGSRRYWCEWAWLGGEAPEAGVLLEVDRAGRLASVSQGALPADAERLPGLTLPGLANAHSHAFHRALRGRTHSGDGHTGAGHSVGGHGGGGSFWTWREVMYRAAERLDPDSYHRLARAAYAEMALAGVACVGEFHYLHHGPGGHRYSDPNAMSEALVAAADDAGIRITLLDVCYLSGGLDERGSHLPLTGPQLRFGDDTVGAWAERVSAFTPSGAHAKVGVAAHSVRAVPRTDLSAVAKFADQGELPLHVHVSEQPAENAACLAAHGLTPVRVLAEAGALTERTTLVHATHLTDADVDTVRTHGSAVCLCPTTERDLADGLPRTGDLVAAPHRVPLSLGTDQHAQLDLFEEARAVELHERLRTHRRGTLGSGALLRAATSAGHTGLGWHDAGTLLPGSRADLVNVSLDSVRLAGADPERATDAVVFAAAAADVRHVMVDGRWTVRDGVHVRLPDTARELDAAIKELL; translated from the coding sequence TTGAACACGCAACCGTCGCCCGGATCCCGCCGGTACTGGTGCGAGTGGGCCTGGCTCGGGGGAGAGGCCCCCGAAGCCGGGGTGCTCCTCGAGGTCGACCGCGCCGGACGCCTGGCCTCGGTCAGTCAGGGCGCGCTCCCGGCCGACGCCGAACGCCTGCCCGGGCTCACCCTGCCCGGCCTGGCCAACGCCCACTCGCACGCCTTCCACCGGGCGCTGCGCGGCCGCACCCACAGCGGGGACGGCCACACCGGGGCGGGGCACAGCGTAGGTGGCCACGGGGGCGGCGGGTCCTTCTGGACCTGGCGCGAGGTGATGTACCGGGCCGCCGAACGCCTGGACCCGGACTCCTACCACCGCCTGGCCCGGGCCGCCTACGCCGAGATGGCCCTGGCCGGGGTCGCCTGCGTGGGCGAGTTCCACTACCTGCACCACGGCCCCGGCGGCCACCGCTACAGCGACCCCAACGCCATGAGTGAGGCCCTGGTCGCGGCCGCCGACGACGCCGGGATCCGCATCACCCTGCTGGACGTGTGCTACCTGTCCGGCGGGCTCGACGAGCGCGGTTCCCACCTGCCGCTCACCGGACCCCAGCTACGTTTCGGCGACGACACCGTCGGTGCGTGGGCCGAGCGGGTCAGCGCTTTCACCCCGAGTGGTGCGCACGCGAAGGTCGGTGTCGCCGCTCACTCGGTGCGCGCGGTTCCCAGGACCGACCTGTCCGCGGTGGCGAAGTTCGCCGACCAGGGCGAACTGCCCCTACACGTGCACGTCTCCGAGCAGCCCGCCGAGAACGCCGCCTGCCTGGCCGCCCACGGGCTCACCCCGGTGCGGGTACTGGCCGAAGCCGGGGCGCTCACCGAACGCACCACCCTGGTGCACGCCACCCACCTCACCGACGCCGACGTGGACACCGTCCGCACGCACGGGTCCGCCGTGTGCCTGTGCCCGACCACCGAGCGCGACCTCGCCGACGGCCTGCCGCGCACCGGCGACCTCGTGGCTGCCCCGCACCGGGTCCCGCTGAGCCTGGGCACCGACCAGCACGCCCAGCTGGACCTGTTCGAGGAGGCCCGCGCGGTGGAACTGCACGAGCGCCTGCGCACCCACCGCCGGGGCACCCTGGGCAGCGGGGCCCTGCTGCGCGCCGCCACCTCGGCCGGCCACACCGGGCTCGGCTGGCACGACGCCGGAACCCTGCTGCCCGGGTCCCGCGCCGACCTGGTCAACGTCTCCCTGGACAGCGTGCGCCTGGCCGGGGCCGACCCCGAACGCGCCACCGACGCCGTGGTCTTCGCGGCCGCCGCCGCCGACGTCCGCCACGTGATGGTGGACGGGCGGTGGACTGTCCGCGACGGCGTGCACGTCCGTCTGCCCGACACGGCCCGCGAACTCGACGCCGCCATCAAGGAGCTGCTTTGA
- the hutH gene encoding histidine ammonia-lyase produces MSTAVASVAVGGAPLTPAQVLSVARDGARVVLSEETRKAVRHGREQVEALARGEVPAYGVSTGFGALATRHIAPDLRARLQRSLIRSHAAGAGPEVEREVVRALMLLRLRTLASGNTGVEVATVETLAALLNAQITPVVHEYGSLGCSGDLAPLSHVALALMGEGRVRDADGELKDAQEALAAAGVQPVELGAKEGLALINGTDGMLGMLAMACMDLERLLKVADITAAMSVEALLGTDRVFAEELQRLRPHPGQAASAANLRAMLADSPIVASHRGPDCNRVQDAYSLRCAPQVAGAARDTLSHALLVAGRELDSVIDNPVVLDDGRVESNGNFHGAPVAYVLDFLAVAVADTASIAERRTDRMLDVSRSHGLPAFLADDPGVDSGHMIAQYTQAAIVSELKRLAVPASVDSIPSSAMQEDHVSMGWSAARKLRRAVDGLTNVLAVELLTAARALDLRSPLEPGPATGAVLRTVREKVGGPGPDRYLAPEIAAVAALVTDGSVVAAAESVTPLA; encoded by the coding sequence ATGTCCACAGCAGTTGCTTCCGTAGCCGTCGGCGGTGCCCCGCTCACCCCGGCCCAGGTCCTGTCCGTCGCCCGCGATGGCGCCCGCGTCGTTCTCAGCGAGGAGACCCGCAAGGCCGTGCGCCACGGCCGTGAACAGGTCGAGGCGCTCGCCCGGGGCGAGGTCCCCGCCTACGGGGTCAGCACCGGTTTCGGTGCCCTGGCCACCCGGCACATCGCCCCCGACCTGCGCGCCCGTCTCCAGCGCTCGCTGATCCGCTCGCACGCCGCCGGGGCCGGCCCCGAGGTGGAGCGCGAGGTCGTGCGCGCCCTGATGCTGCTGCGGCTGCGCACGCTGGCCTCGGGCAACACCGGGGTCGAGGTCGCCACCGTCGAGACCCTCGCCGCCCTGCTCAACGCCCAGATCACCCCGGTCGTGCACGAGTACGGCAGCCTGGGCTGCTCCGGCGACCTGGCGCCGCTGTCCCACGTGGCCCTGGCACTGATGGGCGAGGGCCGGGTGCGCGACGCCGACGGCGAGCTCAAGGACGCCCAGGAGGCCCTGGCCGCGGCCGGCGTCCAGCCGGTGGAGCTCGGCGCCAAGGAGGGCCTGGCTCTCATCAACGGCACCGACGGCATGCTCGGCATGCTCGCCATGGCCTGCATGGACCTGGAGCGCCTGCTCAAGGTCGCCGACATCACCGCCGCCATGAGCGTCGAGGCCCTGCTGGGCACCGACCGCGTCTTCGCCGAGGAGCTCCAGCGCCTGCGCCCGCACCCCGGCCAGGCCGCCTCCGCCGCCAACCTGCGCGCGATGCTCGCGGACTCGCCGATCGTCGCCTCCCACCGGGGCCCGGACTGCAACCGCGTCCAGGACGCCTACTCGCTGCGCTGCGCCCCCCAGGTCGCCGGGGCCGCCCGCGACACCCTGTCCCACGCCCTGCTCGTGGCCGGGCGCGAACTGGACAGCGTCATCGACAACCCTGTCGTGCTCGACGACGGCCGCGTGGAGTCCAACGGCAACTTCCACGGGGCGCCGGTCGCCTACGTGCTGGACTTCCTGGCCGTGGCGGTGGCCGACACCGCCTCGATCGCCGAGCGCCGCACCGACCGCATGCTCGACGTCTCCCGCTCCCACGGGCTCCCGGCCTTCCTCGCCGACGACCCCGGCGTGGACTCGGGGCACATGATCGCCCAGTACACCCAGGCCGCCATCGTCTCCGAGCTCAAGCGCCTGGCCGTGCCCGCCAGCGTCGACTCGATCCCCAGCTCGGCCATGCAGGAGGACCACGTGTCCATGGGCTGGTCGGCCGCGCGCAAGCTGCGCCGTGCCGTGGACGGGCTCACCAACGTGCTGGCCGTGGAGCTGCTCACCGCCGCCCGCGCCCTGGACCTGCGCTCCCCGCTGGAGCCCGGCCCCGCCACCGGCGCGGTCCTGCGCACCGTGCGCGAGAAGGTCGGCGGCCCCGGCCCCGACCGCTACCTGGCCCCCGAGATCGCCGCGGTGGCCGCCCTGGTCACCGACGGTTCGGTGGTCGCGGCCGCCGAGTCCGTCACCCCGCTCGCCTAG